A genomic region of Fusarium falciforme chromosome 4, complete sequence contains the following coding sequences:
- a CDS encoding Ribosomal RNA small subunit methyltransferase NEP1, with protein MSSPERRTGVKRPRTQSLPPPALPQLVAEQNTPIPPTDKDSQRLIVVLSNASLETYKASHGGTGRNGMHREDKYSLLNSDEHIGVMRKMNRDISDARPDITHQCLLTLLDSPINKAGKLQIYIHTAKGVLIEVSPSVRIPRTFKRFAGLMVQLLHRLSIRSTNSNEKLLRVIQNPITDHLPPNCRKVTLSFDSELVRVREYVESVGPKESICVFVGAMAKGEDNFADSLVDEKISISNYSLSASVACSKFCHAAEDVWDIM; from the exons ATGTCTTCTCCCGAGCGTCGAACTGGAGTGAAGCGGCCTA GAACCcaatctcttcctcctcctgcacTCCCCCAACTGGTCGCGGAACAGAACACGCCTATCCCGCCCACCGACAAAGACTCCCAGCgtctcatcgtcgtcctgTCCAATGCCAGTCTAGAGACGTACAAGGCGTCGCACGGCGGCACCGGCCGCAATGGCATGCACCGCGAGGACAAGTACTCGTTGCTCAACAGCGACGAGCACATCGGTGTCATGCGCAAGATGAATCGGGATATCAGTGATGCCCGACCCGATATCACCCACCAG TGTTTGCTGACCCTGCTCGACTCGCCCATCAACAAGGCTGGAAAGCTCCAGATCTACATCCACACTGCCAAGGGCGTGCTGATTGAGGTTTCGCCCTCAGTCCGTATCCCCCGAACCTTCAAGCGATTCGCTGGTCTCATGGTGCAGCTTCTTCACCGGCTGTCCATCCGCTCCACCAACTCCAACGAGAAGCTGCTGCGTGTGATCCAGAACCCAATCACCGACCACCTTCCCCCCAACTGCCGCAAGGTGACGCTGAGCTTCGACTCGGAGCTTGTGCGAGTCCGTGAGTATGTCGAGAGTGTTGGCCCCAAGGAGAGCATCTGCGTATTTGTGGGTGCCATGGCCAAGGGTGAGGACAACTTTGCCGACTCGCTCGTGGACGAGAAGATCTCCATCAGCAACTACTCTCTGTCCGCCAGTGTAGCCTGCAGCAAGTTCTGCCACGCGGCTGAGGATGTCTGGGACATCATGTAA